In Flavobacterium endoglycinae, one DNA window encodes the following:
- a CDS encoding non-ribosomal peptide synthetase yields the protein MHQINQKIAKEYWHKKTSNIVPQIENYSDVSSINHISIDAHDLSYFYKLTAENTIAEYTVLIALYNMLLQRYFEDCNTVGSNMIIDSKSLNVYFEFELIEKKTIKEFLQETREEIQTVYKYVSYSEDHSIFLNPDVNYIPFQFHYGIYEKQHDIAFGIMFHVEKELNKNLKISLEYSQQITDSKIATHFLTKFKEWLINLEINIDIPIFEIPVVSNLERENLLNKFSSENYENTISLAEIIEKQTYKTPENIAVVYKETVLTYQELNDQVNQFSDYLRKEYFIVKGDFVGIKVERTEKLLISILAVLKAGGIYVPIDINYPEDRIDYIEKDSNCKLVIDAQVYNQFLDNQNWYSKENNTLHRESSDPVYIIYTSGTTGRPKGVVITNKNAGTFINWASQEFNSESFDIVFAATSHCFDLSVYEMFYTLYEGRTIKILNNALEIGSELEKHKKILLNTVPSSMRSILEAGYSLENVTVINLAGEPFPVDIANKLVLTNAEIRNLYGPSEDTTYSTYYQLSKEKKYTSSIPIGKPITNTQAYILDDNLQLVPEGIIGRLYLSGDGIADGYLNQAALTSQKFIDNPFCLGQKMYDTGDLAKWQEDGNLAYFGRKDHQVKLRGYRIELAEIENALLSFSDTIKQAVAAVKKNNEEDVLAVYYIESEKNNRVALREYLAKQLPAYMVPSYFVKIESVPLTPNGKVNKEALPEITDSLIVKRDYKAPGDEIEKALTEIWEQVLGVAPIGVNDHFFELGGHSLMISQIINLMYKKLNKSVSYKIFYTNPTIEGLRKVLKTEVYSPIPSADFRNSYPLTASQQRLWILSQLEGGSLAYNMPFVVKLTGNIDKYKFQESFRLLIERHEILRTYFKAGESGEINQFIKSAASSSDFVITEEDFSSVHNQEEKILEYFQERNNIAFNLEKSPLIRASLVKSKENEHLFFLSMHHIIGDGWSMELLVSEIVKTYNALTAGSLIELPELKIQYKDYTLWQINQKQNEKYLESEKFWLEQFQGDIPILNLPGFKKRPLIQTYNGTTINHSFSKDFLNRLKIFSAQNDVTLFMTLITGIKSLLYKYTGQQDIIIGTPVAGRDHYDLENQIGLYLNTIAVRTSFLERNPFLEALNREKEVLALAYEHQNYPFFDLVNNLSLRRDRSRSALFDVMIVLQNQRQIKNLAHEEKIAALKVENYPFESKTAQFDISYAFTENEEGLSLSIQYNTDVYDEFLIQRMFPHFEKLMVEAVENPAKTIEEIKYITPEENYLVTAQFNASDIEYPQGKTITDLFEDQVLKTPNATAVVFENQNNTYLEVNIDSNKLADYLRKEYDIKPNDLVGIKLDRNERLPAVLLAVLKAGGAYVPIDKNYPKERIEYIEKDSNSKVIIDNDFLQRYDLVKENFSSENLPIVNKETDLAYIIYTSGTTGNPKGVMIEHRNAVELINWSKREYDLSKFEIVYAVTSYCFDLSVYEFFFTLTTGKTLRVLKNALEIENYLNVDKNVLLNTVPSVVRKLLTDKVSLDNVNVINMAGEALSVDIVNQLPLESIEVRNLYGPSEDTTYSTCYLVTSKKDQSVSIGRPISNTKIWILDEFYSPVPVGVSGSIYISGNGLARGYLDKPDLTSAKFINNPFAEGERMYDTGDLGYWLPDGNIEFLKRKDDQVKIRGYRIELGEIETAIANFSALITAAAVLVKEENNEKTLAAYYTTSGLVDKAEIRNYLGSKLPEYMIPNYYIELESFPLTPNGKLNKNAFPSISGNDVIHKQYTAPKNQIEQELVEIWQQILGVNNIGTTDDFFQLGGHSLKAMELLSIIHKKFDLTIKLDTLFSTPTIENLAVTIENTKWLQEVDDDQSVNHLII from the coding sequence ATGCATCAAATAAATCAAAAAATTGCCAAAGAGTATTGGCATAAAAAAACAAGTAATATTGTTCCTCAGATAGAAAATTATTCTGATGTTTCTTCTATAAATCACATTAGTATTGATGCACACGATCTTTCCTATTTTTATAAACTCACAGCAGAAAATACAATCGCTGAATATACCGTTCTGATTGCATTATATAATATGCTTCTTCAGCGTTATTTTGAAGATTGCAATACAGTTGGTTCTAATATGATAATAGATTCAAAATCTCTAAATGTGTATTTTGAATTTGAATTAATTGAGAAAAAAACAATAAAAGAATTTCTTCAAGAAACTAGAGAAGAAATTCAGACCGTTTATAAATACGTTAGTTATTCTGAAGATCATTCTATTTTTTTAAATCCAGATGTAAATTATATTCCGTTTCAATTTCATTATGGGATTTACGAGAAACAACATGATATTGCATTTGGAATAATGTTTCATGTTGAAAAAGAGCTAAATAAGAATCTAAAAATATCTCTTGAATATTCTCAGCAAATTACTGATAGTAAAATTGCGACTCATTTTTTAACGAAATTTAAAGAATGGCTGATAAACTTAGAAATCAACATCGATATTCCAATTTTTGAAATTCCAGTTGTTTCAAATCTTGAAAGAGAAAATCTTTTAAATAAGTTCAGTTCTGAAAATTATGAGAATACTATTTCTTTAGCAGAAATAATTGAAAAACAAACCTATAAAACACCGGAAAATATTGCTGTTGTTTATAAAGAAACCGTTTTAACTTACCAAGAGCTTAATGATCAGGTTAATCAGTTTTCAGATTATCTCAGAAAAGAATATTTTATTGTAAAAGGTGATTTCGTTGGAATAAAAGTTGAAAGAACCGAAAAACTGCTTATTTCTATTCTGGCTGTTTTAAAAGCGGGTGGAATATATGTGCCAATTGATATAAATTATCCTGAAGACCGAATAGATTATATTGAGAAAGACAGTAATTGCAAATTAGTAATTGATGCTCAGGTTTATAATCAGTTTCTGGACAATCAAAATTGGTATTCAAAAGAAAACAATACACTCCATAGAGAATCATCTGATCCAGTTTACATCATTTACACTTCAGGAACAACCGGACGTCCTAAAGGAGTGGTAATTACCAATAAAAATGCAGGAACTTTTATCAATTGGGCTTCTCAGGAATTCAATAGCGAATCATTTGATATTGTTTTTGCTGCAACTTCACATTGTTTTGATCTTTCTGTTTATGAAATGTTCTACACCTTGTATGAAGGCAGAACGATAAAAATTTTAAACAATGCTTTAGAGATAGGTTCTGAACTGGAAAAGCATAAAAAGATTTTATTAAATACGGTTCCTTCCAGTATGCGTAGTATTCTGGAAGCCGGATATTCTTTGGAAAATGTAACTGTGATCAATTTGGCAGGTGAACCTTTTCCGGTAGACATCGCTAATAAATTAGTACTGACAAATGCTGAAATCCGAAATTTATATGGTCCTTCAGAAGATACTACGTATAGCACATATTATCAATTATCCAAAGAAAAAAAATATACATCATCAATTCCTATAGGAAAACCAATTACCAATACACAAGCTTATATATTAGATGACAATTTACAATTAGTACCAGAGGGCATTATTGGACGATTATATCTTTCAGGCGATGGTATTGCAGATGGGTACCTTAATCAAGCAGCACTTACTTCTCAAAAATTCATAGACAATCCTTTTTGCCTTGGTCAAAAAATGTACGATACTGGTGACTTGGCTAAATGGCAAGAGGACGGAAATCTAGCATATTTTGGGAGAAAAGACCATCAAGTAAAACTAAGAGGATATCGTATTGAACTAGCAGAAATAGAAAATGCATTATTGTCATTTTCGGATACGATTAAGCAAGCTGTCGCGGCTGTAAAGAAAAATAATGAAGAAGATGTTCTCGCTGTTTATTATATAGAGAGCGAAAAAAACAACAGAGTAGCGCTAAGAGAATATTTGGCAAAACAACTTCCTGCCTATATGGTTCCGTCTTATTTTGTTAAAATAGAGAGCGTTCCTCTAACGCCAAATGGAAAAGTAAATAAAGAAGCGCTTCCAGAAATTACAGACTCACTAATCGTTAAAAGAGATTATAAAGCGCCTGGAGATGAAATCGAAAAAGCACTTACAGAAATCTGGGAACAGGTTCTTGGAGTTGCTCCAATTGGTGTAAACGATCATTTCTTTGAATTGGGCGGACATAGTTTAATGATTTCACAAATCATTAATTTAATGTATAAAAAGCTCAATAAGAGTGTTTCGTATAAAATATTTTATACCAATCCTACAATTGAAGGTTTAAGAAAAGTATTGAAAACGGAAGTGTATTCACCAATTCCATCGGCAGATTTTAGAAACAGTTATCCTTTAACCGCTTCACAGCAGAGATTATGGATATTAAGTCAGTTAGAAGGTGGATCATTGGCCTATAATATGCCGTTTGTTGTGAAATTAACGGGTAATATTGATAAATATAAATTTCAAGAATCATTTCGATTATTAATAGAGAGGCACGAAATATTAAGGACTTATTTTAAAGCTGGTGAATCGGGAGAAATTAATCAGTTTATTAAGTCAGCTGCTTCTTCGTCTGATTTTGTGATTACTGAAGAAGATTTTTCTTCTGTACATAATCAGGAAGAAAAAATTCTGGAATATTTTCAGGAAAGAAATAACATAGCTTTCAATTTAGAAAAGTCTCCACTAATCAGAGCGTCATTAGTAAAATCAAAAGAAAACGAACATTTGTTTTTCCTTTCAATGCACCATATTATTGGCGATGGCTGGTCAATGGAATTATTGGTTTCTGAAATAGTAAAAACGTATAATGCTTTAACAGCAGGAAGTTTAATCGAATTACCAGAGCTCAAAATTCAATATAAAGATTATACTTTATGGCAGATTAATCAGAAACAGAATGAAAAGTATCTGGAATCTGAAAAATTTTGGCTAGAACAATTTCAAGGAGATATACCAATATTAAATCTACCAGGATTTAAGAAACGTCCGTTAATTCAAACTTACAACGGTACTACTATTAATCATAGTTTTTCAAAAGATTTTCTAAATAGATTAAAAATATTTTCTGCCCAGAATGATGTTACTCTTTTTATGACATTAATAACTGGTATAAAGTCTTTATTATATAAATATACAGGACAGCAGGATATTATAATTGGTACTCCAGTGGCAGGCCGAGATCATTATGATCTGGAGAATCAAATAGGATTGTATCTGAACACAATAGCCGTAAGAACATCTTTTTTAGAAAGAAATCCTTTTTTAGAAGCCTTAAATAGAGAAAAAGAAGTTTTGGCTTTGGCTTATGAACATCAGAACTATCCTTTTTTTGATTTGGTAAATAATCTGAGTTTAAGACGCGACCGAAGCAGATCAGCTTTATTTGATGTAATGATCGTTTTGCAAAATCAGAGACAAATTAAAAATCTTGCTCATGAGGAAAAAATAGCAGCATTAAAAGTTGAAAATTATCCGTTTGAAAGTAAAACGGCACAATTTGATATTAGTTATGCCTTTACAGAAAACGAAGAAGGATTGTCACTTAGTATTCAGTACAATACTGATGTTTATGATGAATTTCTGATTCAAAGGATGTTTCCCCATTTTGAAAAATTGATGGTGGAAGCAGTCGAGAATCCTGCCAAAACTATTGAAGAAATAAAATATATAACTCCTGAAGAAAATTACTTAGTAACTGCACAATTTAATGCATCTGATATTGAATATCCACAAGGCAAAACAATAACAGATCTATTTGAAGACCAAGTACTAAAAACACCAAATGCAACAGCTGTAGTATTTGAAAATCAAAATAATACATATTTAGAAGTTAATATTGATTCTAATAAACTAGCTGATTACTTAAGAAAAGAATATGATATTAAGCCAAATGATTTGGTGGGCATTAAGTTAGACAGAAATGAAAGATTGCCGGCTGTTTTATTGGCTGTATTAAAAGCGGGTGGAGCTTATGTGCCAATTGATAAAAATTACCCTAAAGAGCGAATAGAATATATTGAGAAAGATAGTAATAGTAAGGTAATTATCGACAACGATTTTTTACAACGTTATGATCTTGTAAAAGAAAATTTCAGTTCAGAAAATCTGCCAATTGTAAACAAAGAAACAGATTTAGCATACATTATTTACACTTCTGGAACAACGGGAAATCCAAAAGGAGTAATGATAGAGCACAGAAATGCGGTTGAATTAATTAACTGGTCTAAAAGAGAATATGATTTATCAAAATTCGAAATTGTATATGCAGTTACTTCATACTGCTTTGACCTTTCGGTTTATGAATTTTTCTTTACGCTTACAACTGGTAAAACGCTTCGTGTTTTAAAAAATGCATTGGAAATCGAGAACTATCTAAATGTTGATAAAAATGTATTACTAAACACAGTTCCATCTGTAGTTAGAAAATTACTGACAGATAAGGTTTCGCTGGATAATGTAAATGTTATCAATATGGCTGGTGAAGCACTTTCTGTAGATATTGTCAATCAACTTCCTTTAGAATCCATTGAAGTTAGGAATTTATATGGTCCATCTGAAGATACTACTTACAGCACTTGTTATTTAGTAACATCAAAAAAAGATCAGTCAGTTTCTATAGGCCGTCCTATATCCAATACAAAAATATGGATTTTGGATGAATTTTATTCTCCGGTTCCAGTGGGAGTATCTGGAAGTATTTATATATCAGGAAACGGACTTGCAAGAGGATATCTTGATAAACCAGATTTAACTTCGGCTAAATTCATAAACAATCCTTTTGCTGAAGGAGAAAGAATGTATGATACCGGCGATTTAGGGTATTGGCTTCCAGATGGAAATATTGAATTTCTAAAAAGAAAAGACGACCAGGTTAAAATTCGCGGTTACCGAATCGAATTGGGAGAAATTGAAACAGCAATTGCCAATTTTTCAGCATTGATTACTGCCGCTGCAGTTTTGGTAAAGGAAGAAAACAATGAGAAAACTTTAGCAGCTTATTATACAACATCAGGTTTGGTTGATAAAGCCGAAATAAGAAATTATCTAGGCAGCAAACTTCCTGAATATATGATTCCTAATTATTATATAGAATTAGAATCTTTTCCATTAACACCAAATGGAAAATTAAATAAAAATGCCTTTCCGTCTATATCTGGAAATGATGTGATTCACAAACAATATACTGCTCCAAAAAATCAAATCGAACAAGAATTGGTTGAAATCTGGCAGCAAATTCTAGGAGTTAATAACATTGGAACAACCGATGACTTTTTTCAGCTTGGAGGACACAGTTTAAAAGCCATGGAGCTGCTGTCAATCATTCATAAAAAATTTGATTTAACCATTAAGCTTGATACGCTTTTTTCAACACCAACAATTGAAAATCTTGCTGTTACCATTGAGAATACAAAATGGCTTCAAGAAGTAGATGATGATCAATCTGTAAACCACTTAATTATTTAA
- a CDS encoding non-ribosomal peptide synthetase, with translation METIALLKELRAEGIAVKIVDDQLKVSLLKEGIANDIVEKVKNNKFQIIDYLKSIEQDKFQHIPQIHSAENYSVSNAQFRIWFESQSKSASLAYNIPFELKLKGDYDKVILENSLLSVIKRHEILRTVFKVNKDNELKQYVLSADAIKFNLEYKDFSTSDKFSEEIEQYIIALNNEVFDLENGPLIKAALLKYQSDGYYFYCNMHHIICDAWSIPILKNEIAITYNALKNNNEPLLPTLRIQYKDYASWSIENLKQAALLKQKEYWLDKFSDTIPVLDLPLKNIRPAVKTHNGSTLKTYFDNHTAELIQAYKKNSTGSLHMIIAASLHVMLSKYSGNNDTVIGSPFAARENIDLNNQIGFYTNTLAVRNNVEKQDSFTTFFKKVKKSLLEAHANQQYPFEELVKELKLKKDPSRTPLFDVMLVVLSQDNTDEEINENASDYITKGKNNTSKFDLLLSVEEIGNHLQLTIEYNTDLFEEKFIKQFIVNYKKLISLLLQNPDKKINEVNYLEGYSGIQNYDINTARYKKDTVIAFFENQVKITPDKTALRYNDVVITYRQLNNYSNQIAAHLRENHNAGPGKNIGVLLNRSHYNVIAMIGVIKSGACYVPIDNKYQDDRKNYILNDASINLILTSSDITFTASAAADLIYLDQFKYSEDIAENLPVLNTLEDASFIIYTSGSTGNPKGVIQTHKMLSNLVQWNIHNSGITTGLKHLQYTSFSFDVSLQDVWFVLSGGGMLYVTPESMKLDFTSLSDYILNNKIEVLTFPFSALSGFFDFVDQNFFDDHHLKHIISSGEQLIIGNSLEKFLIQFPDVVLHNHYGPSETHVVTSYSVSGKEENILNYMPIGKPLPNTTIHLLDENLQPVPEKVIGEIYIGGANLAKGYVNLPELTKNRFISNPFNSSQKLYKTGDLAYLDYSGNIIYLGRNDTQVKIRGYRIELEAIELTVYMFSDLLEHLVVESKPINNENVLVVYYVSKEELNKNEIMHFLKSKLPDYMIPGFFVKLEKIPLTLNGKVDRKALPDVDLNIRSSVEYVAPVTETEKQLAVIWKEILHVEKAGVTDNFFELGGHSLNIVKMIYKINEVFGIKLKIKDVFTFQNIQELAKSIDDEIIFNKGIANTITVEVSANQNTEIWEI, from the coding sequence ATGGAAACAATTGCATTACTTAAAGAATTAAGAGCAGAAGGAATTGCCGTAAAAATTGTTGATGATCAATTGAAAGTATCTCTTTTAAAAGAAGGGATAGCTAATGATATTGTCGAAAAAGTAAAAAATAATAAGTTCCAGATTATTGATTATTTGAAATCTATTGAGCAAGACAAATTTCAACATATTCCGCAGATACATAGTGCGGAAAACTATTCGGTATCAAATGCCCAATTTAGAATTTGGTTTGAATCACAGTCAAAAAGCGCTTCTCTGGCTTATAATATTCCGTTTGAATTAAAACTAAAAGGAGATTATGACAAAGTAATTTTAGAAAACAGCTTATTGTCTGTAATTAAAAGACATGAAATATTACGAACGGTATTTAAAGTCAACAAAGACAATGAATTAAAGCAGTACGTATTGTCTGCAGATGCAATAAAATTCAATCTGGAGTATAAAGACTTTTCTACTAGCGATAAGTTTTCTGAAGAAATAGAACAATATATCATTGCCTTAAATAATGAAGTTTTCGATCTGGAAAATGGTCCTTTGATTAAAGCTGCTCTTTTAAAATATCAAAGCGATGGTTATTATTTCTATTGTAATATGCACCACATAATTTGTGATGCATGGTCTATTCCTATTCTTAAAAATGAAATAGCAATTACCTATAATGCATTAAAAAATAACAATGAACCTTTATTACCAACATTACGAATTCAGTATAAAGATTACGCATCTTGGAGCATCGAAAACTTAAAACAAGCAGCTTTACTAAAACAGAAAGAGTATTGGCTTGATAAATTTTCAGATACAATTCCTGTTTTAGATTTGCCTCTTAAAAATATTCGTCCTGCTGTAAAAACGCATAATGGAAGTACTTTAAAAACCTATTTCGATAATCATACTGCCGAATTAATACAAGCTTATAAAAAGAATAGTACAGGTTCACTGCATATGATTATTGCAGCATCACTTCATGTAATGCTTTCTAAATATTCTGGAAATAACGATACGGTAATTGGAAGTCCTTTTGCAGCAAGAGAGAATATTGATTTGAATAATCAAATAGGTTTTTATACCAACACATTAGCAGTCAGAAATAATGTAGAAAAACAGGACTCTTTTACTACCTTTTTTAAGAAAGTAAAAAAATCATTGTTAGAAGCACATGCCAATCAACAGTATCCGTTTGAAGAATTGGTAAAGGAATTAAAATTGAAAAAAGATCCTTCTAGAACTCCTCTTTTTGATGTTATGCTGGTTGTTTTGTCTCAAGATAATACCGATGAAGAAATAAATGAGAACGCTTCAGATTATATAACGAAGGGAAAAAACAACACTAGTAAATTTGATTTATTACTATCTGTAGAGGAAATTGGAAATCATTTACAACTTACAATAGAATATAATACAGATCTATTTGAAGAAAAATTTATTAAGCAATTTATCGTAAACTATAAAAAGCTGATTAGTCTTCTTTTACAAAATCCTGACAAAAAAATAAATGAAGTAAATTACCTTGAAGGATATTCAGGAATTCAGAATTATGATATAAATACAGCTCGATACAAAAAGGACACGGTTATTGCATTTTTCGAAAATCAAGTAAAAATAACCCCAGATAAAACGGCTTTACGATATAATGATGTTGTAATTACGTATCGCCAGTTAAATAACTATTCCAATCAGATTGCGGCACATTTACGAGAAAATCATAATGCTGGACCAGGAAAAAACATTGGTGTTTTATTAAACCGTTCTCATTACAATGTTATTGCCATGATTGGTGTTATTAAATCAGGAGCATGTTACGTACCTATTGATAACAAATACCAAGATGACCGTAAAAATTATATTTTAAACGATGCTTCGATTAATCTTATACTTACTAGTTCAGATATTACATTTACTGCAAGTGCTGCTGCTGATTTAATATATCTGGATCAATTTAAATATTCAGAGGATATCGCTGAAAACCTACCCGTTTTAAATACACTAGAAGATGCCTCGTTTATTATATATACTTCAGGATCAACTGGAAACCCAAAAGGCGTAATTCAGACACACAAAATGTTGTCGAATCTAGTCCAGTGGAACATACATAATTCAGGTATTACAACCGGACTAAAACATTTACAATACACTTCATTTAGTTTTGATGTATCGCTTCAAGATGTGTGGTTTGTGCTAAGCGGTGGCGGAATGCTGTATGTTACGCCGGAATCTATGAAATTAGATTTTACCAGCCTTTCAGATTATATTTTAAACAATAAGATAGAAGTTCTTACATTCCCATTTTCAGCATTATCAGGTTTTTTCGATTTTGTTGATCAGAACTTTTTTGATGATCATCATTTAAAACACATCATATCATCTGGAGAGCAATTGATTATAGGAAACTCACTAGAAAAATTTCTTATCCAGTTTCCAGATGTAGTGCTGCACAACCATTATGGTCCTTCAGAAACTCATGTCGTTACCAGTTATTCGGTTTCAGGAAAAGAAGAGAATATATTAAATTATATGCCAATTGGAAAACCGCTGCCTAATACTACAATTCACCTTTTAGATGAGAATCTACAGCCAGTGCCTGAAAAGGTAATAGGCGAAATTTATATTGGTGGTGCGAATTTGGCAAAAGGCTATGTAAATCTGCCAGAATTAACCAAAAACCGATTTATTTCAAATCCATTTAATTCTTCTCAAAAGTTATACAAAACAGGCGATCTCGCTTATTTAGATTATTCAGGAAACATCATTTATCTGGGAAGAAACGATACTCAGGTTAAAATAAGAGGTTACCGAATTGAACTCGAAGCCATCGAACTTACGGTATATATGTTTTCAGATTTATTGGAACATTTAGTGGTAGAATCTAAACCTATAAACAACGAGAATGTACTTGTGGTTTACTACGTATCAAAAGAAGAATTGAATAAAAATGAAATCATGCATTTTTTAAAGTCAAAACTTCCTGATTACATGATTCCGGGATTCTTCGTTAAGCTTGAAAAAATACCATTGACCCTGAATGGAAAAGTAGACAGAAAAGCGCTTCCTGATGTTGATTTAAATATAAGATCATCAGTAGAATATGTCGCGCCAGTTACAGAAACAGAAAAACAATTAGCTGTTATCTGGAAAGAAATTCTGCATGTAGAAAAAGCTGGTGTAACGGATAATTTTTTTGAATTAGGCGGACATTCTCTCAATATCGTAAAAATGATTTACAAGATCAATGAAGTCTTCGGAATCAAATTAAAAATAAAAGATGTCTTTACTTTTCAAAATATACAAGAACTAGCAAAATCAATAGATGATGAAATAATTTTTAATAAAGGCATCGCAAATACGATAACAGTAGAAGTTTCTGCTAACCAAAACACAGAAATATGGGAGATTTAA